A region of the Thermogladius calderae 1633 genome:
CAGACTGACACAGTAAACTCCTTGTAATCTCTAGGAGGGTTATTTTTAATTGGTTACCTAGGTAACCTATTACCTAGGTAACCTGCATGTTGTTTGACCTAAGACCCAAGGAGAAGAGAGAAGAGTTATACGGGCGGGAGAAAGAGCTCGAGGAGCTACACAGGCTCACCAAAAGCGAGTGGGTTGTAGTCCTCGGCAGGAGAATGACGGGTAAGACCTCGCTCCTAAAGGTCTTCTTAAACGAGGTGGGCGGTTTGTACGTGAACCTCGCTGGAGTAAGGAGTATGCGAGGGTTTGTCGAAGAGTTGATGAAACACGCTAGGAAACTGAACATAGAAATAACCATGGGGCCCCTGACTATAAGCTGGACAAGGCTCGCTGAGGATGTCTTCTCGAAGCTTGAGGGCAGAATTATCGGGTTAGACGAGGTGCAGGAACTCCCACGTAACTACATGTTGAAACTACTCAAGAAGGTCTGGGACACTTACGACGTAAAGCTCGTCTTCACGGGTTCCCTGGTGGGAGTTATCACGGGGCTACTAGAGCCCACGCCGCAGAGCCCCTTGTATGGGAGGCAGCCGGCGAAGATAGAGCTAAAGCCTTTCCCTAGCGATGTCGGAGTCGAGTTCCTGGAAGCAGGCTTTAGAGAGTTCGATATGAGGCCTCCCCGGCTTGAGGTGGAGGAAGCGGTGGAGTCGCTAGGAGGCTACCCTGGCTGGCTTGCTTACTACGGGAACATGAGGTGTGTCAGGGGTCTAGGGCATAGAGAGGCCCTAGAACAAGTCTACTCCGAGGGAAAGCAAGTCCTTACCCAGGAGCTCAAGAAGTTCCTAGCGGGGAGGAAGAACCCGGAGAGATATGTCAGGCTCCTCAAACTTCTCCCAGCCAAGTGGAGCGAGCTCGAGACCGCGCTAGGCATCAACGCTAAAGTGCTCTCAGACATGCTAGACAGCCTAGAGAGAGCCATGATCATAGAGAAAAAGGGTAGCACCTATACGATACCCGACCCTATAATGAGAAGACTAGTCTTGGAGCTCTGAAAAAACGCCCGCCACCCCCTCTCGGCGGTGGGGATGAATCGCGCGAGCGTTACGAGACTGGGCGGGGTGTAGGTTAGCGCGGTCGCTTAACACGTTGTCTACTTCTACTCTTTCCTTAACACGACTATCTTGCCCTGGCATTTGGGGTCTCCCAGGCTCCTGGCTACAGGCGGGCACTTCGGTATGAGTATGAAGAACACCTGCTTGCCGAGGTCTACCTCCGACAAGTACTCGTAGTGGCTCATGCCCTTGGCGACGACCACGTCTGCTTCCTTGACTAGCCTCCTCGCCTCGTCGCCCAGTTTCTCCAAGTGTACTGTGGAGCACCTGCAGCCGTAGGACGCGACGCGGTCTAACACCCTGTCCAGCCCGATGAGTGCGGCGTCCTCTATAGTGACGTCGTTCTGGAAGCCCGGCTCGTCCTTAACCAGGCCCCACACCGTGTTGCCGTACCTCTTGACCTCCCTGATCAACAGTGTGTCGTAGACAGCCTCGCCGGCGTTGTCGAAGAGCCAGAGCACCCGGAGCCCGCCACGCGAGACGGCCTCGTAGAGCTCCACCGTGTCGTCTATGCAGAACTCGTACCCCTCTACCAGGCCCGGTGTGAGCGCTTCCGGGTTGATGTGGTTATGCCCGGCTACCCCGAGGTCTATCAAGTTGCCTAGAGCTGATAGCTTGACCAGGTACCTGAACCTACTAGGCCCGTCCAGCCCTGTAGCGTAGTCTTGGTGGAGGCCCAGGCTCCTGATCGCCAGCTCGTTCAGCTCTCTCTTGACCTTCTTGTAGTAGTCGACCACGCTGGGGAGGAGGGTTGTCAACGTGTTGTACAAGTCTGTCGCTAAATGCGTCAGCTCGGCCTCATAGCCGAAGGACGACTCGGCCAGAGAGAGGACTCTCCTAGCCGTCTCGAGCTTTTCCTCGCTGCTTGCTCTCGAGTTCTCGACCTCTCTAAGCCTGATGGTCAACAGGCAGCGTAGGCACTCGAAACTCGGCTTCATGCTAGAGACCCCGTGCACTGCTGAATGATAGACTGGCTACCAGCGCTAGCGGGCCCGCCGGGACTTGAACCCGGGTCCTCCGGCTCCGCAGGCCGGCGCCCTATCCAAGCTAGGCGACGGGCCCTACTTAACTCTCATCTACTAGGCCCAATTTTAACTTGCAGAGACGGCCCCGCGGTTTTCAAGGAGTCTTTCTGTCTAAGAGCCTCTTGACTTCCCTCGAGTACAGGTCTGCCTGGTAGAGCGGCTCGGGCAGCTTGTGGCCTAGGAGGGTTTTCTTGACGAGTCTCACGGCCTGCTCTAGTGTAACGCTGTAGCCTATACTAACGTAGAGCTCCGCGCCGCCGTGCTCGACCACGACGCCCGCCTTCACGCCGTGGGCGTACACGTACCTGACACCGCCCTCCACCTTCTCCTCCCCGTATAGCCTGCTCTTCGCCACCCCTACGCTGGGAATCCCGGTCACGAGCCCGACGTGGGAGGCTATACCGAAGCCCCTGGGGTGGGTTAGACCGTGCCCGTCGACCATTAACACGTCCGGCTTCTTCTCGAGCTCTAGCAGTGCTCTTATAACCCCCGGCGCCTCTCTGAAGGCGAGTAGCCCCGGTACGTACGGTATACCCGCTCTTACAACCGCGTACTTTTTGTCGACCACCCGCATTTCGTGTAAGTCCATTAGCACCGCAACGCCGACCGAGAGGCCCCGCGTATACGAAGCGTCCAGCCCCGCGACAAGCCGGGCCTCGTCTTCGCGGAAGAGAGGCCTCTCTACGCTCGCAATGACCTGTTTAAACAGTTCTCTCTGTAACCTGGTCGCCCTGCTGTAGTCGAACAACTCCACCATCTAGTGAGAGAATGTGGGTGCCGGGAAAAAAGGGGTTTCAGGTTTAGAAGCCGGTCGTGATGACCGCGTTGTACGCTATGCTGAAGACTACCAGGCTGTTCGAGGTAGTGTTGTAGTAGTAGAGGCCTGTCGCGTGCCACGTCCAGCTGGGTAGTACCATTACAGTCTCGACGTAGCTCGCCGAGGAGACCGTGTAGGACACGTAGTAGTTGATGCCGTTGCTCGAGGTGCCCAGGTAGTAGCCCTGGCCTTCCAGCACTGTCGCTGTTGAGCCGTTCTGGAACGTCCTCGTGCCGAGAGGTATAGTGCTCAGGCTTGCGCCGGCTACACTACCGTCTGTGACAGCGTAGGCCTTAGCACCTAGTAGCGGATACGCTATCGAGGGCGCGGTGAAGTAGGCTGTCACGCTCAGCCCGCTGGCGGTCTGTGTCTTGACCTGGTAGGCCCTCACCACGGTTATCTCTAGCGTGACGGGGTCGTAGACGAGCCTACCGCTGTAGCTGTTGAAGGCGACTAGAATCCTGTAGAGCCCGCTCAAGGCACCTGGATACGCGTAAGTTATTGGTATGGTCGTCTCCGTGTAGCTCGTCGGCGAGACTGTTATCCTGTAGTGTGCGAGTATATCGGCGTAGGCGTGTAACGTACTCCACTTCACGGGCGCGTAGAGCCTCAAGACACTGCTCAACTGGTCACTGGGGTTCGGGTTGTACACGTAGCCTATCGACGCCGCGAGCTTGTAGCCCGAGAACAGGTTGAGGTCTCCTGAAGGCAGGAATGAGCCTCCCGGCGGCTGGACCAGGAGCTCGAGGGAGCTGGCGGGCCCGCTAGACCACCTGGCTATCAGTAGAATGCCGGCTATCCTCGGGTCTGACACGTAGACAGGTATCATCCTCCAGTCGAGGCTCTCAGTGTACCTGCCGGAGGCAGGGTCTGCGAGGCCGACCGGCGTGTAGGAGTCGTACGACAGCACTGACTTGAAGCCGCCTAGCCTGACGTACCACGTGGAGTCTAGTACAGCCGGTACGACTACTGTGGCTGGTATCACTATTACCTTGTTAGACGTGTACACCTGTATCTTGAAGTCGTAGACTCCTGGAGGCTGAGTCGAGGGCACCACTATTCTACCCGTTATCGAGCCCGTGCCGTTGACGTAGGCGTAAGGTACACTGAGCGACACCAGGTACGGTGACGCCTCCTTGTACACCCTGGCAACTATACTGACAACAACGGGCGTGGGGGCGGGGACGCTCGGGTTTGGCCTGAGCCTCAGTACAAGGTCTCCTTTAACTCTCTGCATCACGTTGCCCACAGGGATCCTGTCCTCGGTCGCTACCTTGGCGTCCGTGGTCAGCCTGTACAAGCTACCGTTGTAGCTGTCGAAGATGTCCGCCCTGATCATGTAGCCGTTGCTCGAGGGCAACATACCGTAGTATGGCGGATTGTAGGACAGGTTCTGGAAGACTATGTAGAACTCTACGTAGTCCGCGTCAGCGAAGTACACCCTGGGTAGTACGAAGTACCTCGTGGTGAAGTAGTACACGCCGCTGTAGACGGGTACCTCCCTAACGAGCTGGTGCCACACAGCTCTCGCGAAAGCTGGGCCCTGGCCCTTCAGGTATATCGTGAAGTCGTAGGAGGAGCCCGGCGGGACTACGGCGTACAGCGCCGTGTCGGCTAACATGCCCGCTATAACACTCGTGTAGCTACCGTACACGTTAGCGTAGTTCTCGGTGAAGGCCGCTGCTATCGGCTGCGTCAAGTACGCTGTCATGCCCCCGCTCAGTATCGTGGATACCAGTTTGTACGCGTCGACCAGCCCGCTACCCTGCTCTAGGGCAGGGTACTTCAAGTCGTTCGTGCTGCTCTTGAGCAGCACCTTGAGCTCTATGGGGGATGGCACGTAGCCGTACTTGGACATGTAGGCCTGTACGCCTAGGGCTAGGACGCCGCTAGTGAAGGGTGTCGCCTCGCTTGTACCGCCGAATAGCGTTAAGCCCCCGCCGGCACCCTCGTTGTACCCTATTACGCCACGGCCTCTACCGTCGACCGTCCTAACGCCGGCCCACTCGAACGCGCCTATGGCAGCGACGTCGGGCTTCGGGTAGCCGAGCGCGTTGGGCCCTCTGCTACTGAAGGGTACTATATCACCGCTGTAACCGGGCGGGAACCCGTACAACCTGAAGTACTCCATGTTCGTGGAAGCGGCAACCTCTATTATCAACAGGTCGGCACCGGGCGCGGATATAGTCGTGTAGCCCGGCCCGTAGTTCCCAGCCGCGAACACTATGGTTACGTTGTGGTTGACCAGCAGGTTGACGGATATTATCTGGTCAAAGACTGCCGACAGGTAGTCCATGCCGGGGCCCTGGTGACCCCACCTAGCCAGGTTTACGTAGCCCCAGCTGTTGCTGATTATGTGAGCCCTCCTCACGCCGCTAGGCACAGGGTAGAGGGCGTTGTAAGTCGGGTCGTAGACCCAGTCCCAGCCACCCAGCCAGTACTCCACTGGTATCAGGTCTCCGAAGTAGAACCCCGTGCCGGCAGATAGCTTGGCCTCGGGGGCGACACCGAATAGTTTGTACACCTCACCGGGGGTTTTGGAGTAGCCTGTGTAGTTGAGCCTACCCCTAGCGGCGATAACTGTAGCCACACTAGTGCCGTGCCCCTGCCAGTCCGTCAGTATAGCGATGTAGTTGCCTCTAGGGTCTAAGCCGGGGTACTCGCCGGGCTGACCGAACGTGAAGGTGGGGTACGAGTAGGTGTAGTTCGCTAAACCGTACGAGTCTATGTAAGCGCCCGCTATCACGCCGACGCCGAAGTCTATAATGCCGTCACCATTGAAGTCCCTGCCGACCACGTCGTTTACGCCCAGCTTGAAGAGTTGCTCGTCGTTAAAGCTGTAGTCTAGCCAGGCGGGGTTCGGGGCAGCCCATAACACTGTGCCCAGCGTGCTGTTCTCCAGGCTCCTCATGGTCACGGACAAGGCGTAGAACGCCGAAGACAAGTCGAACATCACGGCGTTGTACACTCCGGGAGTGTCGGCGTCCACGAGCAGAGTGGGGATCCTTACTCTTACGTAGTTGCCTGTCAGCGAGTCGGAGAAGAACCACTCTAGGAAGCCGAACTTGTAGACGCCGCTCTTACTCACGGGCGGAGCCGTGTAGTTGACCGTCACCCTTACTGTGTACACGTATGGGTACCCGTACTGACCGGAGTAGAGGGTGCTGAACACTGGGACGATAGCGCCGCTCGTGTTCAGGTAGCCGTTAGCGTCTCTCACAACAGTAATGGGCGTCAGCGCTATGTGCTCGTCGTTGACTACCACGAGCGGTGTACCAGAGGAGTCCCTCGCGACCGCGTCTAGCCCAAGCTCGGGGTTGGTGAAGTCTACACCGGTGTCTACTATGCCAACTATCACTCCCTTACCTTTGTAGCCGTAGGTGGACCACTCCCTCTTTACGCCTAGTACGTCTAGGCTCGAGAAAGTACTGTAACCGCCAGCGCCAGCGACCTGGCTGGGGCTCTTGTCCTCGAACGCCATCGACTTAAGCCTGGCCTGGTCCGAGAACAGCTCCTCCAAGGATGGTGAAGGCATGATACTCAAGACGCCGGGTAGCCCGGCTAGCTTGACGAGCCCCTCTCTCGAGACAGCCACGTGCGCGACTACTACGCCGTTGGGTAGCGGGACGTAGTACTTTATCTTAGCGTACTCCCTGACGTAGGAGAGCGCCTGCTTGAACGCCACGAGGATGAAGGGCTTGTATACCTGTGAGCCACCGCTGGTTACGACCTGGACGCCCGGCTCCTGCGCGTCTACAACCTTGGGGCTAGGGCTATCGAAGACCTCTAGCAGGCTCTTCACGTCCGTGACCCTGCTTGGAGGCAGGTTCGCTGCCTGACCCACCGGCACTACTGTAAGGAGGGGTAGTACTACTATAGCCAGGAAGAGTATAGGGAAAACTGCCTTCACGCGTATATTCATACAGAGGTACACCTGTCCCACTCGACTAATTATTCTAGACTTAAGTCGAGTAAATAAATTTTCACCAACGGTCTTAGAAAAGCGGAAGGGTCTTCCCTCAGCGGGTCGTGGACCTGGCCAGCAAGTGTTCCTCGCTCTTAATACCCTCCCTAGTTATGACTAGGACGTCGACGCCGTCGCCCGACAAGACGTCCCTCTCTATAGCGGCCAAGACAGCTTTGACAGCCAGGTTCTTCGCCTCTTCGAGCGGCATGTCCTCCCTGTAGCTCTGCTCGATTATGCTCAGAGCTAGCTGAGAGCCCGAGCCCAGCGCAGTGTACCTCTCCTCTAGCAGACTGCCTACGGCGTCTAGCACGAAAAGGCTCGGGGCCTCGTCGAAGCCGCCCACCACTGCCTCTGTCAGCATTGGGAATAGCTTGTAACTGTAGAGGATTATAGAGAGCAGCTTGGCGAGGCTCCTGGTCTTGATCTCCCTCCCGTGCTCGAGCTCGTAGTTCTTTGCCTCGGTCTTGAGCACTCTATACAGGAAGTTCATGTCCCCTGTTAAGCCCGCGAACCCTACCGCTGTGTGCTCGGTGATCGGGAACAGCTTCCTTACACTCTTACTCAAGATGAAGCCGTCGTATGTCATCCTCTTCTCGCCGGCCAGGACTACGCCGCTGCTGGTCTTGATCCCGATTACTGTGCCTGGTAGAACAGCCCCCAATACAACCACCTTGGCTAATGATAGACTTTACAAGGTTAATAAACGAACTCTACCCAATACTTTCGCTTAACCCTCCCCCTCCCCTCGGTTGAAGCCTCCTCTAATAACAACGGCTGACGTATGCTAGCTTGGTGTCGTGATGGAGAAATGCCCTGTATGCGGGTCCAGCCTCGTATGGGACTACGAGGAGGGTTTCGTGGTATGTAGTGCTTGCGGCCTCGTCGTAGACAGGATTTACGACTGTGGACACGCACCCGACACCGACGAGGACGAGGCAGTGCACAGGCGAAGGCACGGCCCGAGGAGCGTGATCGACAGGAAGACGTACAAGTTCAAACTCAGGCTGTACAACAAGGCCTACAAGATCGCTAGGGAGAAGCCTTGGATGATCGTCGACACAGACAAAGTCCTAGAGACAGGCAGGTTTGTTAACACGGTTAAGAGCAAGGCGTCTATAGTGGCAGAGAAGAACATCGAGAAAGAGGGGGTGAAGACCTACGTGGAGAGAGGGCTCGAGATCATTAGAAGGGAGAACCCAGCTCTCCTCTCCAGGAGTCTCCGTGGCAGGTACGCGCTAGCGTACATGGTGGCCTACGCGGCTTCAACGAGAGTAGTGCCCCCCGAGGACTTCGTAACCAAGGTGTTTAATATTAGCAGTACGAGCTACAAGCGCCTCAAGTCGATCACCGTGAAACTCCTGGGGAAGTACGGCGGCCTCTCTCAGATGCCGGGAGTAGTAGTCGGCGAGGTCCTCTCCTTGGATACCACCGTGTAGTGTAGGCTGAACCCCCTCGTAAAACTCGTCTCAGCTGAGACAGGTCCGCTCATCTCTCGCGTTTTAGGGGTTCATCACCAATTACTACGAACACGATACACGCTATTAAGCTTCTTCAACGAGAGCAAAGTATTAAATGAGCCTCGCTCATTAATGCACCAAGCCTTAAAGGGATGGGTTTTGAGGCTACTTCTAATACACGCGAAGAGGTTCTCGTACAAGGCGAGGGAGCCGGCTGTCAAGGAGCCGGAGAGCCTCAGCGAGGCGAGTGCTACAGGTGATTTCGAGAACGCCCTAGTAGTCTTTTCGACTGTGGAGCAAGGCGACGACGAGAGCGTCGCTGAAAGGGCTGCCAGCGAAATCTACGAGACAGCCTCTAACCTCAAGCCCAGTACCGTGGTGGTCTACCCCTACGCGCACTTATCGAGCGAGCTAGCTCCCCCGACGGTAGCCATGGACGTCCTCAGGAAGTTCGCCGACAAGTTGAGGGAGAGGGGTCTAAGGGTAGAGAGAGCCCCCTTCGGCTGGTACAAGGAGTTCGTCTTGGAGTGTTACGGTCACCCTCTCAGTGAGCTATCCAAGACCATAAGGAAGCAGGAGACAGGTGTAGTGAGGCGGGCGGTGGAGAAGACCTTCTACATCGTTACCCCAGAGGGGAGAGTGTACAACCCGGCCGAGTTCGACTACTCGAAGTACCCCGACCTGAAGATCCTTGTGGACAAGGAAGTATTCGGAGTCGAGCTGGCCGGCGGGGAGAACAGGGTGAACGACTACTGTAGGAAGTTCGGCTTCGAGTGGGAGCCGATGAGCGACCACGGCCACATGAGGTACGGGCCCCACGCTGTGGTGATAATGGAGTCCGTTATGAGGTACAGCTGGCAGACCGTGAGGAGCCTGGGCATCCCCGTCTTCAAGGTCATGGGCAGTAACATGTTCAACCTGAAGGAGAAGCCTGTCCTAGAGCACGCGCTCTTGTTCGGGGACCGGCTGTACGAGGTCGCTGTAGACGAGGACAGGTACGTCATGAGGTACGCTGCATGTCACCAGCAGTTCGCCATGTTGAGAGACTGGGTTATAAGCTACAAGGACTTACCGTTCGGCATGTTCGAGGTCGCAGACAGCTACAGGCTTGAGCAGAGAGGCGAGCTCAACCTCTGCTTCAGGCTTAGGAAGTTCTACATGCCAGACCTCCACATACTAACCAGAGACCTCAGGGAGGCCATAGAGGTGTCGAAGCTAGTCCAGGAGAAGATCATGGAGGAGGCTGGTAAAGTCGGTAGGAGGTATGTCGCGCTGTACAACGTCTCGAGAGACTTTTTCGAGAACAACTTCAACGACATAGTTGAGTTCGTCAAGAGAGAGAACTACCCAGTCCTGGTAGCTGTAATACCGGGCGGTATCTACTACTGGGTTCTCAACGTGGAGTACCATATAATAGACAACATCGGGAGGCCTAGGGAGATAGCGACATTCCAGATAGACGTAGGCAACGGTAAGAGGTTCAACATAACCTACACGACACCCGAGGGCGAGAAGAAGCACCCAGTGATAATCCACACAGCTATCATCGGCGGCGTCGAGAGGTACATCTACATGCTACTAGACACCGCTGCGCTAGAGGAGAAGCAGGGGAGGACGCCCAGTATACCCACCTGGCTAGCCCCGGTACAGGTGAGGATAATACCGGTCTCCAAGGACTACGTGGACTACGCCGTCAAGGTGGCCCAGGAGTTAGCCGGCGAGGGCTACCGGGTAGACGTCGACGACAGAGACGAGAGCCTGGGGAAGAAGATCAGGGACGCGGGGAGGGAGTGGATACCGTACATCGTAGTGGTAGGCGAGAGAGAGGTCAAGAGCGGGACGCTCAGCGTCAGGGTGAGGGCGACTAACGAGACTATCGCTATGTCTGTGAGCGAGCTTCTCACCAAGCTCGGTGAAGAGGTCAAGGGGTACCCTAGGACAGAGCCCACGCTACCTCTCCTGGTCAGTAGGAGGCCTTTGGCGAGCTACCAGCTGTGAGTAGAGTAGCTAGGGATGTCGCCCAAGAAGTTTCTCGGGAGGCACATAGTCTTCCGGGGAGAGTACGCGGAGAAGATAATCGAGGGTTCTAAAACGACAACTATCAGGAGGGGTATTGTAAGGCCGAGATACAAGCAAGTAGTAGTACACGCGGGCTCGCGCCCGATAGCCTTAGCTAGAGTCGAGTACGTGTACTATAAAAGACTGAGAGACATCAGTGAGAGCGAGGCTAGAAGAGACGGGTTCGAGAGCAGAGCCGAACTCGTGAGCGAGTTAAGGAAGATATACCCTGGTATAAGAGACGATGAGTACGTCACGGTCATCGGTTTAAGAGTTGTTAAAAGGCTCGATAGTGTCGACACTAGTAAGCCCTTCGGCGGACTAGAGCCGGTTGTTCTAGCCCGGATAGCCCTAAGGTATCTCTCAGACGTGCTAACGGACTTGGAGGCGAGAGTTCTTTTGGACTTGACTAGGACAGGCGATATAGACCTGACAGCTATCAGGGTTCTGGGCGATGTTAATAAGAGGGACCTTGTCGTAGACGTTTTAAACCGGGTACTGAGAATGTTGGTCGAGAAAGGTATACTGCGAGAAAAGGGGTGACCCGGAATACCCTACTGGCTACTGAAGTGTAAAGAGTGTGGCAACACGTGGAAGCTAGAGGTCAGCTTCCCCCTCAAGAAGGAGTTTACACAGCTTTTCCACTACTGCCCATACTGTCGCCGGAACACGTTCCACGAGATCCTAGAGTACCGGGAAGAGGTAGAGCCCAGTTAACGTAAATAGCCGGTTTAAAAACAGCTATTACATAGTAGGGTGGTCGTGTGAGCGAGGGTGGGTCTTCTAGCAAGGTAATTTACGTGAAGGATTTACCGGGCGTCAACCCTCAAATAGCCGAGAAGCTCGAGTCTGCTGGGTACACTACTGTTTGGGCTCTAATAGTCGCTAGACCCGAGGAGGTCTCGGAGAAGACCGGGCTGCCCCCCACAACGGTGTCGAGGATCATTGACTCCGCGAGGAAGGTTCTCGGGCTGACCTTCAAGACGGCCAAGGACGTAAAGTACGAGAGGCTGTCTATAAAGAAGATAACGACGGGTAGTAGAGAGCTCGACAACATCCTAGGCGGAGGGGTCGAGACCAAGACCATTACCGAGTTCTTCGGCGAGTACGGCACGGGGAAGACCCAGATATGCCACCAGCTCAGCGTTAATGTGCAACTACCGCCCGAGAAGGGTGGACTGTCTGGGAAGGCGGTCTACGTAGACACCGAGGGGACTTTCAGGTGGGAGAGGATCGAGGCGATGGCTAGAGCTGTGGGTCTAGAGCCCGACAAGGCTATGGAGAACATATTCTACCAGAGGGCGTACAACAGCGACCACCAGATCAGCATAGTCGAGGAGCTCTTCAGCTTCGTGCCCAAGAACAACGTGAGGCTTGTAGTGTTAGACAGCGTCACGAGCCACTTCAGGGCGGAGTACCCTGGTAGAGAGCACCTGGCCGAGAGGCAGCAGAAGCTCAACGCGCACCTACACCAGTTAATGAGGCTCGCGGAGGCTTACAATCTAGCGGTGGTCGTGACAAACCAGGTAATGGCCAGGCCCGACGTGTTCTACGGCGACCCTACCGTAGCCGTGGGAGGGCACGTACTAGCGCATACACCCGGTGTTAGAGTCCAGCTGAGAAAGTCGAAAGGCAACAAAAGGATAGCAAGGATCGTCGACGCCCCCCACCTACCAGAGGGGGAGGCGGTCTTCGTAATAACGGAGGAGGGTATTAGGGACGCCGAGGAGTGAGGTCTAGAAGCCCCTTACCAGGAATATTATGAAGCCAAACAATATGTAAACCACTAGCGGGTGGCCGTAAGAGGCCCATACTACTTCGTCGTGTTTGACTAGCCCTCTTTCCAGGAACTCGCCGATTCTAGACCT
Encoded here:
- the radA gene encoding DNA repair and recombination protein RadA, giving the protein MSEGGSSSKVIYVKDLPGVNPQIAEKLESAGYTTVWALIVARPEEVSEKTGLPPTTVSRIIDSARKVLGLTFKTAKDVKYERLSIKKITTGSRELDNILGGGVETKTITEFFGEYGTGKTQICHQLSVNVQLPPEKGGLSGKAVYVDTEGTFRWERIEAMARAVGLEPDKAMENIFYQRAYNSDHQISIVEELFSFVPKNNVRLVVLDSVTSHFRAEYPGREHLAERQQKLNAHLHQLMRLAEAYNLAVVVTNQVMARPDVFYGDPTVAVGGHVLAHTPGVRVQLRKSKGNKRIARIVDAPHLPEGEAVFVITEEGIRDAEE
- a CDS encoding ASCH domain-containing protein → MSPKKFLGRHIVFRGEYAEKIIEGSKTTTIRRGIVRPRYKQVVVHAGSRPIALARVEYVYYKRLRDISESEARRDGFESRAELVSELRKIYPGIRDDEYVTVIGLRVVKRLDSVDTSKPFGGLEPVVLARIALRYLSDVLTDLEARVLLDLTRTGDIDLTAIRVLGDVNKRDLVVDVLNRVLRMLVEKGILREKG